A genome region from Archaeoglobus fulgidus DSM 4304 includes the following:
- a CDS encoding winged helix-turn-helix domain-containing protein — protein MIELFTSTRVQILSKLIERPYTASEIAKLTGYSKTTVSYHLSKLNEAGLVERLERGKWVYYRITPKGERRVKVEAAISLVSLAGAVISAVAFAMLRLQGKAVEKFAVAGEKEVVPTSIPKRAPVTIQEVGGGMDWQLLLLAAAFAFLLIFIFMRFRK, from the coding sequence CAAAGCTGATTGAGAGGCCATACACAGCATCCGAGATAGCCAAGCTTACCGGCTACTCCAAAACAACAGTCAGCTACCATCTCAGCAAGCTGAATGAGGCTGGATTGGTGGAGAGGCTTGAGAGGGGAAAGTGGGTTTACTACAGGATTACTCCCAAAGGAGAGAGGAGGGTGAAGGTCGAGGCAGCAATTTCACTCGTTTCTCTTGCTGGAGCTGTGATTTCTGCCGTTGCCTTTGCAATGCTGAGATTGCAGGGGAAAGCGGTGGAAAAGTTTGCTGTTGCGGGGGAAAAGGAGGTGGTCCCGACCAGCATTCCGAAACGCGCTCCTGTGACAATTCAGGAAGTTGGGGGCGGTATGGACTGGCAGCTTTTGCTCCTTGCAGCAGCCTTCGCCTTCCTGCTTATCTTCATCTTCATGAGATTCAGAAAATAG